A stretch of Campylobacter volucris DNA encodes these proteins:
- the fic gene encoding protein adenylyltransferase Fic — MILDNKLGIKNELELAKEEEKISKLKVKALFESGFLDTLKAGKFESLKIIHQKLFEDIYDFAGKIRDVNISKGYFRFIPAVYLHEAIKKIELMEQSCFEQIIEKYVEMNIAHPFREGNGRSMRIWLDLILKKELKKVVDWSLIDKDDYIMAMQRSPIKDVEIKILIKNALSDDINSFNVFARGIDASYHYEGYMLYKIKQLY, encoded by the coding sequence ATGATACTTGATAATAAACTTGGCATAAAAAATGAATTAGAGCTGGCCAAAGAAGAAGAAAAAATAAGCAAACTAAAAGTAAAAGCATTGTTTGAGAGCGGATTTTTAGATACTTTGAAAGCTGGAAAATTTGAAAGTTTAAAGATAATTCACCAAAAATTATTTGAAGATATTTATGATTTTGCAGGAAAAATTAGAGATGTAAATATCTCAAAAGGATATTTTAGATTTATTCCCGCTGTTTATTTGCATGAAGCAATTAAAAAAATCGAACTTATGGAACAATCTTGTTTTGAACAAATCATAGAAAAATATGTAGAAATGAATATAGCCCATCCTTTTAGAGAAGGAAATGGTAGGAGTATGAGAATCTGGCTTGATTTGATACTCAAAAAAGAATTAAAAAAAGTAGTTGATTGGAGTTTGATAGACAAAGATGATTATATAATGGCCATGCAAAGAAGTCCTATTAAAGATGTAGAAATAAAAATTTTAATCAAAAATGCCTTGAGTGACGATATTAATAGTTTTAATGTGTTTGCAAGAGGGATTGATGCAA